From Paraflavitalea devenefica, the proteins below share one genomic window:
- a CDS encoding IPT/TIG domain-containing protein, with translation MKKTILGGVIVLLTATACKKEKAEPIPFITHVYPLQGPHGAEVRITGRYLGASVGNTDVRFNHVKAEVVSVTDTLLKVKVPKGAETGDITIVSRGRKIRGPEFNYEYTVTVSTVAGNGIRGFTEGNAKEVSLYSPGQMVFDQADNLYFLDQAGAAIRKMNPAGALTTFAGNGTGTETPVDGTGANARFGTLKDICFDARAQVLYAVDFRSSASGSRIIKVTPEGNLGKVNTLFGGGAASWGYLDDNNLSNAKFRQLSGCVTDGAGNLYVMDMGNYCIRKIAFDGTGVSTLAGKGGAWGHADGQGAEAMFTEVSDISITPAGDLLAPEWGGNYIRKITLTGLTSTWAGNGVELDSDGALMAASVNMPLMTAADKKGNVYVITGGLNRLRIITAAGRVITLLNNSYGYQDGSGTEAKFQFMSGIAVDSKDHVFVADQGNRRIRKIIVE, from the coding sequence ATGAAGAAAACCATTTTAGGGGGTGTAATTGTATTGCTTACTGCTACTGCCTGTAAAAAAGAGAAGGCAGAACCCATCCCGTTTATCACGCATGTATATCCGCTGCAGGGGCCACATGGCGCCGAAGTACGTATTACCGGAAGATATTTGGGTGCGTCGGTTGGCAATACTGATGTCCGGTTTAATCATGTTAAGGCCGAGGTTGTCAGCGTTACAGATACGCTCCTGAAAGTTAAAGTGCCTAAAGGCGCCGAAACAGGTGATATAACTATTGTGTCGCGAGGCAGGAAGATACGCGGTCCGGAATTTAACTATGAATATACAGTAACCGTTAGCACAGTAGCCGGTAATGGAATACGTGGTTTTACAGAAGGGAATGCAAAAGAGGTCAGTTTGTACAGTCCGGGACAAATGGTATTTGATCAGGCGGATAACCTTTATTTCCTTGACCAGGCAGGAGCTGCTATCCGGAAAATGAATCCGGCAGGTGCTTTGACCACTTTTGCCGGTAATGGTACCGGAACGGAAACGCCGGTGGACGGAACAGGCGCCAATGCCCGGTTTGGCACCTTAAAGGATATTTGCTTCGATGCGCGGGCGCAGGTATTGTATGCTGTTGATTTCCGTAGTTCAGCTTCCGGCAGCAGGATCATTAAAGTTACCCCGGAAGGCAACCTCGGAAAGGTAAACACGCTCTTTGGCGGTGGGGCGGCCTCCTGGGGTTATCTTGATGATAATAATCTTTCCAATGCAAAATTCCGTCAGTTAAGCGGGTGTGTTACCGATGGAGCCGGCAACTTGTATGTAATGGATATGGGTAATTACTGTATCAGAAAAATAGCTTTCGACGGTACAGGTGTAAGCACATTAGCCGGCAAAGGCGGCGCCTGGGGACATGCTGATGGACAAGGGGCCGAAGCTATGTTCACAGAAGTATCGGATATTTCGATCACACCTGCAGGCGATTTACTGGCGCCGGAATGGGGTGGGAATTATATCCGGAAGATAACATTGACAGGATTGACAAGTACATGGGCCGGTAATGGTGTGGAACTGGATAGTGATGGTGCGCTCATGGCTGCCAGTGTTAATATGCCTCTAATGACTGCTGCGGACAAAAAAGGCAATGTGTATGTAATAACCGGCGGTTTAAATCGCTTACGGATCATTACTGCAGCAGGACGCGTAATCACCTTACTAAATAATTCCTACGGCTACCAGGATGGTTCCGGGACAGAAGCAAAGTTTCAATTTATGAGCGGAATTGCTGTAGACAGCAAGGACCATGTTTTTGTTGCTGACCAGGGTAATCGCCGTATCAGAAAAATAATTGTTGAATAA
- a CDS encoding IPT/TIG domain-containing protein has translation MKKILPFYKVACLLAITNSMIGCCKKNDAVFDKPTAVLYKIRPTHGQYDTEVTIYGNYFNTLTGADIKFNGMEASITGVTDSTVTVKVPKGAGSGNVTLTANGITLTGPVFEYDYKVTVSNVAGPANGRGGYVNGSGAVVRFNGLYGLAIDSNDNVYVSESRNHCIRKMDVQGNVTLFAGIPQSLGYKDAADGKQARFNAPQGLCVDRNNDLFLVDPGNYRVRKITPDGAVTTIAGNGLGGWTDHVDALHAEFHPGPYCTTDTGGNVYVSNNNCSIRKIVPGGGVSTLVGAANEIGFRDAYGGEARFSIPLGIACNNAGELLVVDSRNSRIRKVNSSFAVSTFSGTGLELSADATRPLLASFAISGPVTFDKKGNLLIGETYTGHLRMITPAGRVVTLTKGGANGVTDGNGSVARFGNIVSIGVNSKNEVFIADAFNCIRKVIIE, from the coding sequence ATGAAAAAGATATTGCCTTTTTATAAAGTAGCATGCCTGTTGGCCATTACCAATAGTATGATTGGTTGTTGTAAAAAAAATGACGCTGTATTTGACAAGCCCACCGCTGTTTTGTATAAAATACGTCCCACACACGGTCAGTATGATACAGAAGTAACTATTTATGGTAATTATTTCAACACACTTACCGGTGCGGATATAAAGTTCAACGGCATGGAGGCAAGCATTACCGGCGTCACCGATTCTACTGTTACGGTGAAAGTACCCAAAGGCGCCGGCTCCGGCAATGTAACATTGACGGCCAATGGCATCACCCTTACGGGACCTGTATTTGAATATGATTATAAAGTAACCGTCAGCAATGTGGCCGGTCCAGCCAATGGACGGGGCGGGTATGTGAATGGCAGCGGAGCGGTTGTGCGTTTCAATGGCCTGTATGGACTGGCCATTGATAGCAATGATAACGTATACGTGAGCGAATCACGGAACCATTGTATCCGGAAAATGGATGTACAGGGCAATGTAACCTTGTTTGCGGGTATACCCCAAAGCCTGGGCTATAAGGATGCAGCAGATGGTAAGCAGGCCCGGTTTAATGCACCGCAGGGATTGTGTGTTGACAGGAACAATGATCTTTTCCTGGTTGACCCGGGCAATTACAGGGTACGAAAGATTACGCCTGATGGAGCGGTAACCACCATTGCCGGTAATGGCCTGGGCGGATGGACTGATCATGTGGATGCTTTACATGCTGAGTTTCATCCTGGTCCTTATTGTACTACCGACACCGGCGGGAATGTGTATGTTTCCAATAATAATTGTTCCATCCGTAAAATTGTTCCCGGTGGCGGGGTAAGCACGCTCGTTGGAGCGGCTAATGAAATTGGTTTCCGGGATGCGTACGGGGGCGAAGCCCGCTTTTCTATTCCTTTGGGAATAGCCTGTAATAATGCCGGAGAGCTATTGGTGGTAGATAGCCGGAATTCCCGGATCAGGAAAGTAAACAGCTCGTTTGCTGTATCTACCTTTTCAGGAACCGGGTTGGAGCTCTCGGCCGATGCCACCCGGCCATTGTTGGCCAGTTTTGCAATTTCCGGACCTGTTACATTCGACAAGAAGGGCAATTTGCTGATAGGAGAAACCTATACCGGGCATCTGCGTATGATAACGCCGGCAGGCCGGGTGGTTACGCTTACCAAAGGAGGCGCCAATGGGGTAACAGATGGCAACGGAAGTGTTGCCCGTTTTGGAAATATTGTCAGTATTGGCGTGAACAGCAAAAATGAAGTATTTATTGCCGATGCGTTTAACTGCATTCGCAAGGTAATTATTGAATAG
- a CDS encoding DUF1624 domain-containing protein, with translation MESIAIPAAAPQRVAATIRIESIDLLRGFIMIIMALDHVRDYFHADALVYDPVDLTRTNAFLFFTRWITHYCAPLFMFLSGISAFLSGGRKTKKELSLFLLKRGVWLILLELTVVHWAWYFNFLGHGMDLTVIWALGISMVFLAALIHLPLWAIFSISVLMVAGHNLLDGVHAPGNTLQGFGWALLHEQRPFTYNGFLVLVGYPIIPWVGVMALGYCMGSIYTKNYPAEKRRKLLMTLGFTLVALFIIVRAINVYGDGRPWSPQSSSLFTVLSFLNTVKYPPSLLYLLMTIGPALLFLAWMERTPGWLGQKVAVFGRVPLFYYILHLYLLHLLAMFATVFSGHQWSDMVLDYALWTGRSSAQLEGYGFSLGITYLVWIGVVILLYPLCKWYDQYKRTHKDQWWLSYL, from the coding sequence ATGGAAAGTATAGCCATTCCGGCGGCTGCCCCTCAAAGGGTGGCCGCCACTATCCGCATTGAATCCATTGACCTGTTGCGGGGTTTCATTATGATTATTATGGCATTGGACCATGTACGTGATTATTTCCATGCCGACGCATTGGTATATGATCCGGTGGACCTCACAAGAACCAATGCATTTCTCTTTTTTACACGCTGGATTACCCACTATTGTGCGCCCCTGTTCATGTTCCTGTCGGGTATTTCTGCTTTTCTGAGCGGAGGACGGAAAACCAAGAAGGAACTATCGCTCTTCCTGTTGAAGAGAGGCGTGTGGCTGATACTGCTGGAACTTACAGTAGTGCACTGGGCCTGGTATTTTAATTTCCTGGGGCATGGTATGGACCTTACCGTGATATGGGCCCTGGGCATCAGCATGGTTTTCCTGGCAGCGCTGATCCATTTGCCGCTATGGGCTATTTTTTCCATCAGCGTATTGATGGTAGCAGGACATAACCTGCTGGATGGCGTTCATGCGCCCGGCAATACCCTGCAGGGCTTCGGCTGGGCGCTGTTGCACGAACAGCGGCCCTTTACCTATAATGGATTCCTGGTGCTGGTAGGGTATCCCATTATACCCTGGGTAGGGGTGATGGCGCTGGGTTATTGTATGGGCAGCATCTATACTAAAAACTATCCTGCTGAAAAGCGCAGGAAGCTGTTGATGACGCTGGGTTTCACACTGGTGGCGTTGTTTATCATTGTCCGCGCTATTAATGTATATGGCGATGGGCGCCCCTGGAGCCCACAATCTTCTTCACTGTTTACGGTATTGTCATTTTTGAATACCGTGAAGTATCCTCCTTCTTTGCTTTACCTGCTGATGACGATCGGGCCTGCCCTCCTGTTCCTGGCGTGGATGGAAAGAACGCCCGGCTGGCTGGGACAAAAGGTGGCCGTTTTTGGAAGGGTACCGCTGTTCTATTATATACTGCATCTTTACCTGCTGCATTTACTGGCCATGTTTGCCACGGTCTTCAGCGGCCATCAATGGAGCGATATGGTATTGGATTATGCCCTGTGGACCGGGCGCTCTTCCGCCCAACTGGAAGGGTATGGATTTTCGCTGGGCATTACCTACCTGGTATGGATAGGGGTGGTGATACTGCTGTACCCGCTTTGCAAGTGGTACGACCAGTACAAGCGGACACATAAAGACCAATGGTGGCTGAGTTACCTGTGA
- a CDS encoding ABC transporter permease, whose protein sequence is MLTHYLRIAFRNMAKQKMYTAIKVGGFAIGIAACILIALLIRDEMSYDTQYKNAANIYRLVGGYINNGKEEKGVSLPAPMATAMKANFPEVEKAGRLMPSNLFYGAGSNQLRRDDEQQNTYEEGFVYADQELIDILQLPMVYGDRAKALAEPNTIVITRRKAEKYFPGQDPVGRLLFLNNDTKTPYKIGGVMEDWPSTSHLQYDFLLTLTGKSLWDGEQTWWLANNYGVYLQLKPGTDIKQFEKKSSATIIGKYYLPAFKAVGQANAAEEANKSRLYVQPLKDIHLKSYEMGDWETRGDIRFVWLFAAIACFILVIACINFLNLSTARSANRAKEVGLRKVIGSQRSNLIKQFLTESILYSFFAFILGLLLAWASLPYFNKIAGKSLSMPIGEWWMLPLIIAGALFIGLLAGLYPSFYLSAFKPIQVLKGQLSRGSKNAGLRSTLVVFQFTTSIILLIGTVVIYRQMQYILHAKTGFDKDQVVMIQGTGTLGRQTATLKNELLKLPQVQQVSVSGYLPVAGTKRDGNPFWKEGRAGQEAFVSGQKWYVDDSYISTFGMKLVAGRNFSPVMPTDTQAAIINQAMADKIGYKDPIGKKITNGWQTFTVIGMVENFNYESMKQRVEPICLALGHSNDIVSVKIKSGEVKQTLAAITGVWKGFAPNQAIRYTFLDERFAAMYADVERTGIIFTCFAALAIIVACLGLFALAAFMAEQRSKEISIRKVLGASIPGLFLLLTNNFLRLILISLLIAAPAGWYLMQKWLQDYEYRIAITWDIFAISGIVVFLIALTTICYQAVKAALANPVESLRAA, encoded by the coding sequence ATGCTAACACATTATCTCCGGATTGCTTTCCGCAATATGGCCAAACAAAAAATGTATACCGCCATTAAGGTAGGCGGTTTTGCCATTGGCATTGCAGCCTGTATACTGATCGCTTTGCTGATACGGGATGAAATGAGCTATGATACACAGTATAAGAATGCAGCCAATATTTACCGGCTGGTAGGTGGCTATATAAATAATGGAAAGGAAGAGAAAGGGGTGAGCCTTCCCGCGCCTATGGCTACTGCTATGAAAGCCAATTTTCCGGAAGTGGAAAAAGCCGGCCGCCTGATGCCCAGTAACCTGTTTTATGGCGCTGGTAGTAACCAACTGCGCCGGGATGATGAACAGCAGAATACCTATGAGGAAGGCTTTGTATATGCCGACCAGGAGTTGATAGATATCCTGCAATTGCCGATGGTATATGGCGACCGGGCCAAGGCGCTTGCGGAGCCCAATACGATCGTGATCACCCGGCGGAAAGCGGAAAAGTATTTCCCGGGGCAGGATCCTGTAGGCCGGCTGCTATTCCTGAACAATGACACTAAAACACCTTATAAAATCGGCGGTGTCATGGAAGACTGGCCATCAACATCCCACCTGCAGTATGATTTCCTGCTCACCCTTACAGGTAAATCATTGTGGGATGGTGAGCAAACCTGGTGGCTGGCGAATAATTATGGGGTGTACCTGCAACTAAAACCTGGTACCGATATAAAGCAGTTTGAAAAGAAGTCCAGTGCCACTATTATCGGAAAATACTACCTGCCCGCTTTTAAAGCAGTCGGCCAGGCAAATGCAGCGGAGGAGGCTAATAAGTCCCGGCTATATGTACAGCCACTAAAAGATATTCATTTGAAGTCTTATGAAATGGGCGACTGGGAGACCCGTGGCGATATCCGTTTTGTATGGCTGTTTGCGGCCATTGCCTGTTTTATTTTGGTTATAGCTTGTATCAATTTCCTGAACCTCTCTACGGCCAGGAGCGCCAACCGGGCCAAAGAGGTAGGGTTGCGGAAAGTGATCGGTTCACAGCGTAGCAACCTGATTAAACAATTCCTTACAGAGTCTATCTTGTATAGTTTCTTTGCTTTTATACTGGGCCTTTTACTAGCTTGGGCCAGTTTACCTTATTTCAATAAAATAGCCGGCAAGTCACTGAGCATGCCCATTGGTGAGTGGTGGATGTTGCCCCTGATCATTGCGGGCGCTTTATTCATCGGCCTGCTGGCTGGTTTATATCCTTCCTTTTACTTATCCGCTTTTAAACCCATCCAGGTATTAAAAGGACAGTTGAGCCGGGGCAGTAAGAATGCCGGTCTCCGCAGTACACTGGTGGTATTCCAGTTTACCACTTCCATCATTCTGTTGATCGGCACGGTGGTTATTTACCGGCAAATGCAGTATATACTCCATGCCAAAACAGGTTTCGATAAAGACCAGGTGGTCATGATCCAGGGTACCGGTACCCTGGGCAGGCAAACGGCCACCTTAAAAAATGAACTGCTGAAGTTGCCCCAGGTGCAACAGGTGTCTGTGAGTGGTTACCTGCCTGTTGCAGGTACCAAGCGGGATGGCAATCCCTTCTGGAAGGAAGGTAGGGCAGGGCAGGAAGCCTTTGTGTCGGGGCAAAAATGGTATGTGGATGATAGTTATATTTCCACTTTCGGTATGAAGCTGGTAGCTGGCAGAAATTTTTCACCTGTCATGCCCACCGATACGCAGGCCGCGATTATTAACCAGGCGATGGCCGATAAGATCGGTTATAAGGACCCCATCGGGAAAAAGATTACCAATGGATGGCAGACCTTTACCGTTATAGGCATGGTGGAAAATTTCAACTATGAATCCATGAAGCAGCGGGTAGAGCCCATTTGCCTGGCATTGGGCCATAGTAATGATATCGTTTCTGTTAAGATAAAGAGCGGGGAGGTGAAGCAAACCCTGGCGGCTATTACCGGCGTTTGGAAAGGCTTTGCACCCAATCAGGCCATCCGGTACACATTCCTGGACGAGCGTTTTGCCGCCATGTATGCCGATGTGGAGCGTACCGGGATCATCTTCACCTGCTTTGCCGCGCTGGCCATTATTGTAGCTTGTCTGGGTTTGTTTGCACTGGCCGCCTTTATGGCCGAGCAGCGCAGTAAGGAGATCAGCATCCGCAAGGTATTGGGCGCTTCTATACCGGGATTATTCCTGCTGCTGACCAATAATTTCTTACGGCTTATTTTAATATCCCTGCTTATTGCAGCGCCTGCAGGTTGGTACCTGATGCAAAAATGGCTGCAGGATTACGAATACCGTATTGCTATTACCTGGGATATTTTTGCTATCTCCGGTATAGTGGTATTTTTAATTGCACTGACCACCATTTGTTACCAGGCAGTGAAAGCAGCATTGGCCAACCCGGTAGAAAGCCTGCGGGCAGCGTAA
- a CDS encoding ABC transporter permease, with protein MLTHYFRIAFRNMSRQKMYAAVKIGGFAIGIAACLLIGLLIRNELSYDTQYKNAPDIYRLIGVYKENGKEEKGVSWPAPMAKAMKADFPEVERAGRLMPAKLFYGAGSNQLRKEDEPNNTYEEGFTYADQEMLDMLQLPMVYGDRAKALAEPFTMVITKRKADKYFPGENPVGKLMFLNNDTKYPYKIGGVIEDWPSTAHLHYDFLLTLTGKSLWDGEQGTWMAQNYSTYVQLKPGTDIKAFEQKVISHVLNKYYLPAMKAAGDVDAADVVSKAGLLAQPLKDIHLRSYDIWDWEPRGDIRFVWLFAAIACFILIIACINFLNLSTARSANRAKEVGLRKVIGSQRSSLIKQFLTESILYSFFAFILGLVLAWASLPYFNTIAGKSLSMPIGEWWMLPLIITGALFIGLLAGLYPSFYLSAFKPIQVLKGQLSRGSKNAGLRSTLVVFQFTTSIILLIGTVVIYRQMQYILHARIGFDKEQIVMIQGTNTLKRQTVALKEELLKLPQVQHVSVSGYLPVADSKRDGNTFWKEGRRKEDPGVGGQKWYVDDSYIPTFGMKIVAGRNFSPLMPTDSQALVINQAMASKLGLKDPIGEKITNGWEHFTVIGVVENFNFESMKQQVEPLCMTLGRSGDVVSVKIKGGNIQQTLATITGIWKGFAPNQPIRYTFLDERFAAMYADVERTGIIFTCFAVLAIIVACLGLFALAAFMAEQRSKEMSIRKVLGASVAGLFMLLVRNFLKLILISMIIAAPAGWLLMQKWLQDYAYRISITWDVFLIAGVAILAIALATICYQAIKAAIANPIKSLRSE; from the coding sequence ATGCTTACACACTATTTCCGCATTGCTTTCCGCAATATGTCCAGGCAAAAGATGTATGCTGCTGTCAAGATCGGTGGCTTTGCCATTGGTATAGCAGCCTGCCTGCTCATTGGTCTGTTGATAAGAAATGAGCTGAGTTATGATACGCAGTACAAAAATGCCCCTGATATTTATCGCCTCATTGGCGTATATAAAGAAAATGGCAAGGAGGAAAAAGGCGTAAGCTGGCCGGCGCCCATGGCCAAAGCGATGAAGGCTGATTTCCCGGAAGTAGAAAGAGCAGGCCGCCTGATGCCGGCCAAGCTGTTTTATGGCGCCGGCAGCAACCAGTTGCGGAAAGAGGATGAACCCAATAATACGTATGAGGAGGGGTTCACGTATGCCGACCAGGAAATGCTCGATATGCTGCAACTGCCAATGGTATATGGTGATCGGGCAAAAGCGTTGGCCGAACCGTTTACCATGGTGATCACGAAACGGAAAGCAGATAAGTATTTTCCCGGCGAGAACCCTGTGGGCAAGCTGATGTTCCTCAACAACGATACAAAGTACCCTTATAAAATTGGTGGCGTTATTGAAGACTGGCCCTCTACCGCTCATCTGCATTATGACTTCCTGCTCACCCTTACCGGTAAATCCTTATGGGATGGTGAACAAGGCACCTGGATGGCCCAAAATTATAGCACTTATGTGCAACTGAAGCCTGGCACGGATATAAAAGCGTTTGAGCAAAAAGTCATCAGCCATGTTCTCAATAAGTATTACCTGCCTGCTATGAAAGCTGCCGGCGATGTAGATGCTGCAGACGTGGTGAGTAAAGCCGGTTTACTGGCCCAGCCTTTGAAGGATATTCATTTGAGGTCTTACGATATCTGGGATTGGGAACCTCGTGGCGATATCCGTTTTGTGTGGTTGTTTGCCGCCATTGCCTGTTTTATCCTGATCATAGCTTGTATTAACTTCCTGAACCTTTCTACTGCCAGGAGCGCTAACCGGGCCAAAGAAGTAGGATTGCGTAAGGTGATCGGCTCGCAACGCAGTAGTCTTATTAAACAATTCCTCACAGAATCTATCCTGTATAGTTTCTTTGCTTTTATACTGGGTCTTGTACTGGCATGGGCCAGTTTACCTTATTTCAATACAATAGCCGGCAAGTCACTGAGCATGCCCATTGGTGAGTGGTGGATGCTGCCCCTGATTATTACGGGCGCTTTGTTTATTGGCCTGCTGGCTGGTTTATACCCTTCCTTTTACTTGTCGGCTTTTAAGCCCATCCAGGTATTGAAGGGGCAATTGAGCCGGGGCAGTAAAAATGCGGGCCTGCGCAGCACGCTCGTGGTATTTCAATTCACCACTTCTATTATCCTGCTCATTGGTACGGTGGTTATCTACCGGCAGATGCAATATATCCTGCATGCCAGGATTGGCTTTGACAAAGAGCAGATCGTCATGATCCAGGGGACTAATACCCTGAAGCGCCAAACAGTTGCATTGAAGGAGGAATTGTTGAAACTGCCGCAGGTGCAGCATGTATCTGTAAGTGGTTACCTGCCTGTGGCAGATTCTAAAAGAGACGGCAATACATTCTGGAAAGAAGGAAGGAGAAAGGAGGATCCTGGTGTGGGCGGACAGAAATGGTATGTGGATGACAGTTATATTCCCACTTTCGGTATGAAGATCGTTGCCGGCAGGAATTTCTCACCCCTGATGCCTACCGATTCTCAGGCCCTGGTCATTAACCAGGCTATGGCCAGCAAGCTGGGGTTGAAGGACCCGATCGGAGAAAAGATCACCAACGGCTGGGAGCATTTTACAGTGATAGGAGTGGTAGAAAACTTCAATTTCGAGTCCATGAAGCAGCAGGTAGAGCCGCTGTGCATGACGCTGGGGCGCTCCGGGGATGTTGTTTCCGTTAAGATCAAGGGAGGGAATATTCAACAAACGCTGGCCACTATTACCGGTATCTGGAAAGGTTTTGCCCCCAATCAACCCATCCGGTATACCTTCCTCGATGAGCGTTTTGCCGCCATGTATGCCGATGTAGAGCGTACCGGTATTATCTTCACCTGCTTCGCTGTATTGGCGATCATTGTGGCCTGCCTGGGCCTGTTTGCACTGGCGGCCTTCATGGCCGAGCAGCGCAGCAAGGAAATGAGCATCCGCAAAGTGCTGGGCGCTTCTGTAGCAGGGTTGTTTATGCTGCTGGTCAGGAATTTCCTGAAGCTCATTCTTATTTCTATGATCATAGCGGCACCGGCCGGGTGGTTGTTGATGCAAAAATGGCTGCAGGATTATGCATACCGCATATCCATAACCTGGGATGTATTCCTGATAGCAGGAGTAGCCATATTGGCCATTGCATTGGCTACCATCTGCTACCAGGCCATTAAAGCGGCCATTGCCAATCCCATTAAGAGTTTACGTAGCGAATAA
- a CDS encoding 3-keto-disaccharide hydrolase codes for MKTLLFLFLFALPVIATAQKAQRLFNGKDLSGWTIHGTEKWYVEKGELVCESGPDKQYGYLSTDKTYKDFELTLQFKQEANGNSGVFFRSSIEGVKISGWQVEVAPLNKHTGGVYESYGRGWLIQPNPEDEQWLKQGEWNELKIKVVGGEVTTWLNGHQMITLKDDKITAANGFIALQIHDGGGIKVRWKNIRIKPL; via the coding sequence GTGAAAACATTGTTATTCCTCTTCCTTTTTGCCCTCCCTGTTATCGCCACTGCCCAAAAAGCGCAACGCCTGTTCAATGGTAAAGACCTGAGCGGCTGGACCATTCACGGTACAGAAAAATGGTATGTAGAGAAGGGGGAACTGGTGTGCGAAAGTGGTCCCGACAAACAATACGGTTACCTATCTACTGATAAAACTTATAAGGACTTTGAGCTTACCCTGCAATTTAAGCAGGAGGCCAATGGCAACAGCGGCGTTTTCTTCCGCTCCTCCATTGAGGGGGTAAAGATCAGTGGCTGGCAGGTAGAAGTGGCCCCGCTCAACAAGCATACCGGCGGCGTCTATGAATCTTACGGCCGGGGCTGGTTGATACAACCCAACCCCGAAGATGAACAATGGTTAAAGCAGGGCGAATGGAACGAACTGAAGATAAAAGTGGTGGGCGGAGAAGTCACTACCTGGCTCAATGGCCACCAGATGATCACCCTGAAAGACGATAAAATTACGGCTGCCAATGGCTTCATTGCCCTCCAGATCCATGATGGCGGCGGGATTAAAGTTCGCTGGAAGAACATCCGCATAAAGCCGTTATAA
- a CDS encoding aromatic ring-hydroxylating oxygenase subunit alpha has protein sequence MSRFSVHPQIAKAQTLHTGFYTDPAIFEAAKEKIFAPSWQFIGDAHSVKEPGQCQPFTLLESYLDEPLVLTRDKENNIHCLSNVCTHRGTIVVHEACKVSNLRCRYHGRLFKLDGSFHSMPEFKEVENFPSPADDLTRLPLFQWGPWLFASLDKQSALQPYLQDMMNRVGWLPVNDFVYQPHLSKDYVVQAHWALYCENYLEGFHIPFVHAGLNAVIDFGNYTTELFTWSNLQLGIAKDDEDCFDLPASSVDYGKKVAAYYFFVFPNMMFNFYPWGLSINIVRPLSIHQCKVSFLTYVWKEDKFNTGAGSDLDTVEMEDEEVVEAVQKGVRSRFYQHGRYSVTREQGTHHFHRIISSFMEPGA, from the coding sequence ATGTCCCGTTTTTCTGTACACCCGCAAATTGCCAAAGCCCAAACCCTGCACACTGGTTTCTATACCGATCCTGCCATTTTTGAAGCCGCGAAAGAAAAGATCTTTGCTCCTTCCTGGCAGTTTATCGGCGATGCCCACAGCGTTAAAGAACCCGGTCAATGCCAACCCTTCACGTTGCTGGAAAGCTACCTGGATGAACCGTTGGTGCTTACCAGGGATAAAGAAAATAATATTCATTGTCTTAGTAATGTGTGTACGCACCGCGGCACCATTGTGGTGCATGAAGCTTGCAAGGTGAGCAACCTGCGCTGCCGGTACCATGGCCGTTTGTTTAAGCTGGACGGTAGTTTTCATTCCATGCCCGAGTTCAAGGAGGTAGAGAATTTCCCTTCTCCGGCTGATGATCTCACCCGGTTGCCGCTTTTTCAATGGGGGCCCTGGTTGTTTGCTTCCCTCGATAAACAGTCGGCCCTGCAGCCCTACCTGCAGGATATGATGAACAGGGTAGGGTGGTTACCGGTCAATGATTTTGTATACCAGCCGCACCTGTCGAAGGATTATGTGGTACAGGCGCATTGGGCGCTGTACTGCGAAAATTACCTGGAAGGGTTTCATATTCCTTTTGTGCATGCGGGATTGAATGCCGTGATAGATTTCGGTAATTACACCACAGAGTTGTTTACCTGGTCCAACCTGCAACTGGGCATTGCCAAAGATGATGAGGATTGTTTTGATCTTCCCGCTTCTTCGGTGGATTACGGGAAGAAGGTAGCCGCTTATTACTTCTTTGTGTTCCCCAATATGATGTTCAACTTTTATCCCTGGGGACTTAGCATCAATATTGTACGGCCCTTGTCTATTCACCAATGTAAGGTTTCCTTTCTGACCTATGTATGGAAAGAGGATAAGTTCAATACAGGGGCCGGCTCCGACCTGGATACGGTAGAAATGGAAGATGAAGAGGTGGTGGAAGCTGTGCAAAAAGGGGTACGTTCCCGCTTTTACCAGCATGGCAGGTATTCCGTAACCAGGGAGCAGGGCACGCATCATTTCCACCGCATTATTTCATCCTTTATGGAGCCGGGAGCATGA